In a genomic window of Silurus meridionalis isolate SWU-2019-XX chromosome 27, ASM1480568v1, whole genome shotgun sequence:
- the spaw gene encoding southpaw: MSSLSGSPEIRLSELRLRVRSFSASVVELYHARSSAPEQRVYVGTIRVTPGLSSSSSSSSSWKVLNITDLLTHWLRHGDKEQRLINKSDDALSVEEEGSSDAGPESSPNRKIQHLTTDRVLIVVFLKSASSPDHQINPSLLQTVQHSKHVLLNRPVHTRRQKRNRVEPGHVREVASENGTMTGAESGHKPLCRRVDMWVDFDQIGWNEWIVHPKRYNAYRCEGDCPVPLDETFKPTNHAYMQSLLKLYHPERVTCASCAPTRLSSLSMLYYEGDDVVLRHHEDMIVDECGCQ, from the exons ATGTCTTCACTTTCGGGCAGCCCAGAAATCCGTCTTTCTGAACTCCGCTTGCGCGTGCGCTCCTTCTCAGCCTCCGTGGTGGAGCTCTATCACGCGCGGAGCAGCGCACCTGAGCAACGCGTTTACGTCGGAACCATCAGGGTCACTCCGGGactttcctcctcctcatcctcctcctcctcctggaAGGTCTTGAACATAACTGATCTCCTCACACACTGGCTGCGACATGGAGACAAAGAGCAGCGGCTGATCAACAAATCAGATGATGCATTGAGCGTTGAGGAAGAGGGCAGCAGTGATGCTGGTCCTGAATCTTCTCCAAACCGCAAAATTCAACACCTCACCACGGACCGAGTGCTGATTGTGGTGTTCCTGAAGAGCGCTTCGTCTCCGGATCACCAGATCAACCCCAGTTTACTACAAACAGTACAGCACTCCAAACACGTCCTTCTCAACAGACCTGTTCACACGAGGAGACAGAAACGGAACCGGGTCGAACCGGGACATGTCCGAGAGGTGGCGAGTGAAAACGGAACCATGACCGGGGCAGAGTCCGGACACAAACCGCTGTGCAGGCGCGTGGACATGTGGGTGGATTTTGATCAGATCGGATGGAATGAGTGGATTGTGCATCCAAAACGCTACAATGCGTACAGATGTGAAGGAGACTGTCCAGTTCCCCTGGATGAAACCTTCAAACCCACGAATCACGCCTACATGCAG AGCCTGCTGAAACTTTACCATCCCGAGCGCGTGACCTGCGCGTCGTGCGCGCCCACGCGCCTCAGCTCGCTCTCCATGCTGTATTACGAGGGTGATGACGTAGTGTTGCGTCATCACGAGGACATGATTGTGGATGAATGTGGCTGCCAGTGA
- the sftpbb gene encoding surfactant protein Bb, with product MMPSAPAVCFFLLSCFLTSGYARIMGSHPPPLKTSNLSTTKNMCSDCAKIIELFSDMLSQPGTEDLILGSLKEICNRLPSGRALNDCLNFVEKYLPIVIEGFVKLTAHKEGEICMVLGLCVDQREHQAPELLGVNLQKAGFLQVQPSTGTSHELQISPQCTFCLFFIRKLEDLLPKERTEESVVKLMERICEYLPEHYKEKCNDMVEKYGKQIIDFLLSSATPHTICTLLHMCFGQDTPVIVPSACKTCKNLMILTQTHLGQNASETQMTSVLWKTCQRHPNTLPGCEPFIQSHFTALLNILSKRDEAVNACQKFFCVGHK from the exons ATGATGCCTTCAGCACCTGCTGTCTGCTTCTTCCTCCTGTCCTGCTTCCTGACATCCG GATATGCAAGAATCATGGGGTCTCACCCTCCACCCCTGAAAACCTCCAACCTTTCAACA ACCAAAAACATGTGCTCTGACTGTGCCAAGATCATAGAGCTTTTTTCAGATATGCTCTCCCAACCAGGAACAGAA GACCTGATCCTCGGGAGTCTTAAAGAGATTTGTAACCGTCTCCCCAGCGGCCGGGCTCTTAACGACTGTTTGAATTTCGTGGAAAAGTATCTGCCGATAGTGATAGAAGGATTCGTTAAATTAACC GCACATAAGGAGGGGGAGATATGCATGGTGCTTGGACTGTGTGTTGATCAGCGAGAACACCAAGCTCCAGAGTTACTTGGTGTTAATTTGCAGAAAGCTGGCTTCCTCCAAGTGCAACCTTCAACAGGAACCAGTCATGAG TTACAAATCAGCCCTCAGTGCACCTTCTGCCTGTTCTTCATCAGAAAACTTGAGGACTTGTTGCCGAAAGAGAGAACGGAA GAGAGCGTGGTGAAGCTGATGGAGAGAATTTGCGAGTACTTGCCCGAACACTATAAAGAGAAGTGCAACGATATGGTGGAAAAGTACGGCAAGCAGATCATTGACTTCCTGCTCAGTTCTGCTACGCCGCACACGATATGCACACTGCTGCACATGTGTTTTGGCCAGGACACACCAGTTATAG TGCCATCAGCCTGTAAAACCTGTAAGAACCTGATGATCCTGACTCAGACTCACCTGGGCCAGAATGCTAGCGAGACTCAGATGACGTCTGTGCTGTGGAAGACGTGCCAGCGTCACCCAAACACTCTTCCAGGG TGTGAGCCGTTCATCCAGAGTCACTTTACGGCCCTATTGAACATTCTGAGCAAACGGGACGAAGCTGTGAACGCGTGCCAG AAGTTCTTCTGTGTGGGACACAAATAA